The Heyndrickxia vini genome contains a region encoding:
- the rpsA gene encoding 30S ribosomal protein S1 gives MTDEMNQVEVRTFSENDKVKGTVTKVEEKQVLVAIEGSKIDGIIPISELSSLHIEKASDVVGVGDVLDLVVTKVEEEALVVSKRKVDAELAWDELKQRFENNVVFDAVISDVVKGGLVVDLGIRGFVPASLVEDYYVEDFEDYKGKTLSFKIVELDREKNRIILSHRAVVETEKLEKKKQALNHIQAGQILEGVVQRITDFGAFVDIGGVDGLVHISQLSHEHVDKPSDVIEEGQTVKVKVLSVDHDNERISLSIKETQPGPWANIEEKAPKGAVFTGKVKRLVSFGAFVEVLPGVEGLVHISQISHKHINTPHEVLKEGQEVQVKVLEVNSAENRLSLSIKDLEERNTEEVIDYELPEEAKGFQLGEVIGEKLKELKK, from the coding sequence ATGACAGATGAGATGAATCAAGTAGAAGTAAGGACCTTTTCAGAAAATGATAAAGTAAAAGGAACTGTTACAAAGGTTGAGGAAAAGCAAGTTCTTGTTGCCATTGAAGGTAGTAAAATAGATGGTATTATCCCAATCAGTGAATTATCAAGCCTTCATATTGAAAAAGCATCCGACGTTGTAGGTGTTGGTGATGTCCTTGATCTCGTTGTAACAAAGGTAGAAGAGGAAGCTCTTGTTGTTTCAAAACGTAAAGTTGACGCGGAATTGGCGTGGGACGAATTGAAACAACGTTTTGAAAATAATGTTGTGTTTGACGCTGTTATTAGCGATGTGGTTAAAGGTGGCCTAGTAGTTGATTTGGGAATTAGAGGTTTTGTTCCGGCGTCACTTGTTGAGGATTATTATGTTGAAGACTTTGAGGATTATAAGGGCAAAACATTGTCATTTAAAATTGTCGAATTAGATCGAGAAAAAAATCGAATTATACTCTCCCATCGTGCAGTTGTAGAAACAGAAAAATTAGAGAAAAAGAAACAGGCTTTAAATCATATCCAAGCTGGACAAATACTTGAAGGAGTTGTTCAGAGAATTACAGATTTTGGAGCTTTCGTAGATATTGGCGGTGTTGACGGACTTGTTCATATTTCTCAATTATCCCACGAGCATGTTGATAAACCGTCAGATGTTATTGAAGAGGGTCAAACAGTTAAAGTAAAAGTTCTTTCTGTTGATCATGATAATGAACGAATTTCTTTATCAATTAAAGAAACACAACCTGGACCATGGGCAAACATTGAAGAGAAAGCACCTAAAGGGGCTGTCTTTACAGGTAAAGTGAAAAGACTAGTTTCATTCGGAGCATTTGTTGAAGTTCTACCAGGTGTTGAAGGATTAGTTCATATTTCACAAATTTCCCATAAGCATATTAATACACCGCATGAAGTATTAAAAGAAGGTCAAGAAGTGCAAGTGAAGGTTTTGGAAGTGAATTCCGCGGAAAATCGCTTGTCACTTAGCATTAAAGATCTTGAAGAGCGTAATACGGAAGAAGTCATCGATTATGAACTTCCAGAGGAAGCAAAAGGCTTTCAATTGGGAGAAGTAATTGGCGAAAAATTAAAGGAATTGAAAAAGTAA
- the prsW gene encoding glutamic-type intramembrane protease PrsW, translated as MLVILSAGIAPGLALLSYFYLKDQYEFEPIKSVFKAFLFGAFLTFPIMFIQHVLMTENVLQGNIFNAFINISLLEEFFKWFILYFVVYQFGEFNEPYDGIVYGASVSLGFATVENILYLFADGVWTAFGRALLPVSSHALFGVLMGYYLGKAKFSIDNLKKKQALIYSFAIPLILHGSYDYILLSKTKWIYYMIPFMLFLWWLALKKVKHAHILSKNHHELITENNNSTIDTIG; from the coding sequence ATGCTGGTAATATTATCAGCAGGAATTGCACCAGGTTTAGCTTTATTAAGTTATTTTTATTTAAAGGATCAATATGAATTTGAACCGATTAAATCTGTATTTAAAGCATTTTTATTTGGTGCATTTCTTACTTTCCCAATTATGTTTATTCAACATGTATTGATGACGGAGAATGTATTACAAGGAAATATTTTTAATGCATTTATTAATATATCATTACTTGAGGAGTTTTTTAAATGGTTTATCCTCTATTTTGTTGTGTACCAATTTGGTGAATTTAACGAACCTTACGATGGGATTGTTTATGGTGCAAGTGTTTCACTCGGTTTTGCGACAGTGGAAAATATTTTGTATTTATTTGCAGACGGAGTATGGACCGCATTCGGGCGAGCCTTATTGCCTGTATCAAGCCACGCATTATTTGGAGTCTTAATGGGATATTATTTAGGAAAAGCGAAATTTTCAATTGATAATTTAAAAAAGAAACAAGCTTTGATATATTCTTTCGCCATACCACTTATTCTTCATGGTTCATATGATTACATTCTTTTATCAAAAACAAAATGGATCTATTATATGATCCCTTTTATGTTATTTTTATGGTGGTTAGCACTAAAGAAAGTAAAACATGCACATATTCTTTCGAAAAATCATCATGAATTAATAACAGAAAACAATAATTCGACAATCGATACAATCGGATAA
- a CDS encoding lysophospholipid acyltransferase family protein: MTFYSFAKAVVWRIFKPLFRIQIIGLENFPKSGGVLLCPNHIDNLDPPVVGITAPRPVIFMGKEELFKTPVIKTLMIHLNVFPVKRGMNDREALRKGLKVLKDDQVLGLFPEGKRSKNGELGEGLSGAGFFALRSEAAVVPCAIIGPYKPFKKLKVVYGKPIDMKELREKKASASEVTAVIMDQLKKLIETHRC; this comes from the coding sequence GTGACATTTTATTCTTTTGCAAAAGCCGTTGTTTGGAGGATTTTTAAACCTCTGTTTCGAATTCAGATAATAGGATTAGAGAACTTTCCTAAAAGTGGAGGGGTTCTTTTATGTCCTAATCATATCGATAATCTTGACCCACCCGTTGTTGGTATTACAGCTCCAAGACCGGTTATTTTTATGGGGAAAGAGGAATTGTTTAAAACACCTGTAATTAAGACATTAATGATACACTTAAATGTTTTCCCTGTAAAAAGGGGAATGAACGATAGGGAAGCTTTAAGAAAAGGTTTAAAGGTGCTTAAAGATGATCAGGTTTTAGGTTTATTTCCGGAAGGCAAGCGAAGTAAGAACGGAGAACTTGGGGAAGGGCTTTCAGGTGCAGGTTTTTTTGCCCTAAGATCAGAAGCGGCGGTTGTCCCATGTGCAATTATCGGTCCTTATAAGCCATTTAAAAAGCTTAAGGTTGTATACGGAAAACCGATTGATATGAAAGAACTGCGTGAAAAAAAAGCAAGTGCAAGTGAAGTTACTGCTGTTATAATGGATCAGCTTAAAAAGTTAATAGAAACTCATCGTTGCTAA
- a CDS encoding YpzI family protein, with amino-acid sequence MGKDRQEKKLKASHRVESDRDQALHYNGSTKLEGPEEARKNQRG; translated from the coding sequence ATGGGAAAAGATCGCCAAGAAAAAAAATTGAAGGCAAGTCATCGAGTAGAGTCAGATAGAGACCAAGCACTACACTATAACGGATCAACAAAGCTTGAAGGACCAGAAGAAGCCAGAAAAAACCAAAGAGGGTAA
- a CDS encoding DUF2768 domain-containing protein has product MSESMLKMWISIAGMGLLAIAMVAIYFSRYKMKMKFLKVITALFAYLCLIVGGIIMVFVVFTGPTGN; this is encoded by the coding sequence ATGTCTGAATCGATGCTGAAAATGTGGATATCCATCGCTGGGATGGGTTTATTGGCTATTGCAATGGTTGCCATATATTTTAGTAGATACAAAATGAAAATGAAATTTTTAAAAGTGATTACTGCATTATTTGCTTACTTATGTTTAATTGTTGGGGGCATTATCATGGTATTTGTTGTTTTTACCGGACCAACAGGAAATTAA
- the der gene encoding ribosome biogenesis GTPase Der → MTKPVVAIVGRPNVGKSTIFNRIVGERISIVEDVPGVTRDRIYSSAEWLTHDFNIIDTGGIDIGDEPFLEQIRSQAEIAIDEADVIIFIASGREGITSADEVVAKILYKSKKPVVLGINKIDNPEMRDQIYDFYSLGFGEPFPISGAHGIGLGDLLDEVAKHFPKSEDTEYDEDTIKFSFIGRPNVGKSSLVNAILGEERVIVSDVEGTTRDAIDSMYTFDDQEYVIIDTAGMRKKGKVYESTEKYSVLRALRAIERSDVVCVVINGEEGIREQDKRIAGYAHEAGRAVVIVVNKWDAVEKDEKTMKKFEENIREHFLFLSYAPIVFLSAKTKKRVQTLIPVIQTVSENHAMRVQSSILNEVIMDAVAMNPTPTDKGKRLRIYYATQVAIKPPTFVVFVNEPELMHFSYERFLENRIRDAFDFEGTPLKIICRRRK, encoded by the coding sequence GTGACAAAACCAGTTGTCGCGATTGTAGGTCGTCCGAATGTAGGAAAGTCAACAATTTTTAATCGTATTGTCGGTGAACGTATTTCTATCGTTGAAGATGTACCTGGAGTTACTAGAGATCGAATTTATAGTTCAGCTGAGTGGTTAACCCATGATTTTAATATTATTGATACGGGTGGTATTGATATTGGAGATGAACCATTTCTAGAACAAATTCGCAGTCAAGCGGAGATTGCTATTGATGAAGCGGACGTTATTATTTTTATCGCTAGCGGAAGAGAAGGGATTACTTCGGCTGATGAAGTAGTTGCAAAAATTTTGTATAAATCAAAAAAACCAGTCGTTTTAGGAATTAACAAAATTGATAATCCTGAAATGAGAGATCAGATTTATGATTTCTATTCCCTTGGATTTGGCGAACCATTTCCTATTTCGGGAGCACACGGTATAGGTTTAGGAGATCTTTTAGATGAAGTGGCCAAACACTTCCCTAAGTCAGAGGATACAGAATATGATGAAGATACCATTAAATTTAGTTTTATTGGGCGTCCTAATGTTGGAAAATCATCACTTGTAAACGCTATACTAGGAGAAGAGCGTGTAATTGTAAGTGATGTTGAAGGAACGACTCGGGATGCTATTGATTCAATGTATACGTTTGATGATCAAGAATATGTAATTATTGATACAGCTGGGATGCGAAAAAAAGGAAAGGTATATGAGAGTACCGAAAAATACAGTGTTCTTCGTGCGCTACGAGCAATTGAAAGGTCTGACGTTGTTTGTGTTGTAATAAATGGTGAAGAGGGAATAAGAGAACAGGATAAGCGTATTGCTGGCTATGCGCATGAAGCTGGCAGAGCAGTAGTCATTGTTGTGAATAAATGGGACGCAGTAGAAAAAGATGAAAAAACGATGAAGAAATTTGAAGAAAATATTCGTGAACATTTTCTCTTTTTATCCTACGCACCAATCGTATTTTTATCTGCTAAAACAAAAAAAAGGGTCCAAACATTAATTCCTGTTATTCAAACAGTTAGTGAAAACCATGCGATGCGTGTTCAATCAAGTATTTTGAATGAAGTGATTATGGATGCTGTAGCGATGAATCCTACACCAACAGATAAAGGGAAAAGATTAAGAATTTACTATGCAACACAAGTTGCCATTAAGCCACCAACATTTGTTGTTTTTGTTAATGAACCAGAATTAATGCATTTTTCTTATGAGAGATTTTTAGAAAATCGAATCCGTGATGCGTTTGATTTTGAAGGTACACCGTTAAAAATTATTTGTCGTCGGAGAAAATAA
- the ypeB gene encoding germination protein YpeB yields the protein MIRGIIITVLTLGVIGTGVWGYQEHREKNAILMNAENNYQRAFHDLAYQMDTLHDKIGTTLAMNSRKSLSPALADVWRLTSEAHGNVGQLPLTLLPFNKTEEFLSNIGKFSYRTAVRDLDKEPLSKDEYGTLKNLYSQSTNIQNELRKVQHLVLKNNLRWMDVETALATGKEASDNTIIDGFKTVEKTIKGYDESNMMDPSLVSYQKKNQNFEDAPGKKISKDEAIQITKKFTKKNNFSKVKVTENGKGSKFGFFSVTFVDNNGNEGNMDITKKGGHPIYFIERRDIAKQKLSLNEGMNSAKKFIHNNDIQNMEEFETTQYDTIGVYSFVTVENGVRIYPETLKIKIALDNGEMVGFTAQDLLKNKKKRNIPNPKLTKNDAKKHINPNLKIMENRLSVIVNDLGKEVLCYEFLGVLNDDTYRIFINAESGVEEKVEKLKNAEKVYENTL from the coding sequence ATGATTAGAGGTATTATTATTACAGTTCTCACGCTCGGGGTAATTGGTACGGGTGTTTGGGGCTATCAAGAGCATCGTGAAAAAAACGCAATATTAATGAATGCAGAAAATAATTATCAACGAGCATTTCATGATTTAGCTTATCAAATGGATACTTTACATGACAAAATTGGTACGACGTTAGCAATGAATTCAAGAAAATCATTGTCACCGGCACTTGCTGATGTTTGGAGATTAACATCAGAAGCCCATGGAAATGTCGGCCAATTGCCTTTAACATTATTACCATTCAACAAAACTGAAGAGTTTCTTTCAAATATCGGTAAATTCAGCTATCGAACAGCTGTAAGAGATTTAGATAAGGAACCACTTTCAAAAGATGAGTATGGAACATTAAAAAATTTATACTCACAAAGCACAAATATCCAGAACGAACTGCGTAAGGTCCAACATCTCGTGTTAAAAAATAACTTGCGTTGGATGGATGTTGAAACGGCACTTGCTACAGGTAAAGAAGCGTCCGATAACACGATTATAGATGGATTTAAAACAGTCGAAAAAACGATTAAAGGCTATGACGAATCCAATATGATGGATCCTTCGCTCGTTAGCTATCAAAAGAAAAACCAAAACTTTGAAGATGCTCCTGGGAAAAAAATTAGCAAAGACGAAGCCATTCAGATTACAAAAAAGTTTACAAAAAAGAATAATTTTTCAAAAGTGAAAGTAACTGAGAATGGGAAAGGTTCAAAATTTGGCTTTTTTAGTGTGACATTTGTAGATAATAATGGAAATGAAGGGAACATGGATATTACAAAAAAAGGAGGTCATCCTATCTATTTTATTGAACGTCGAGACATTGCAAAGCAAAAGCTAAGTTTAAATGAAGGAATGAACTCGGCTAAAAAGTTTATCCATAATAATGATATCCAAAATATGGAGGAATTTGAAACGACCCAATATGATACGATAGGAGTATATTCATTTGTAACAGTTGAAAATGGAGTTAGAATTTATCCGGAGACACTAAAAATAAAAATTGCTTTAGATAATGGTGAAATGGTTGGATTTACAGCTCAAGATCTTTTAAAGAATAAGAAGAAGCGAAATATTCCCAACCCTAAATTAACTAAAAATGATGCAAAAAAACATATCAATCCTAATTTAAAAATTATGGAAAACCGACTGTCCGTCATAGTCAATGACTTAGGCAAAGAAGTCCTTTGCTATGAATTTTTAGGAGTACTTAATGATGATACATATCGTATTTTCATTAATGCAGAATCGGGTGTAGAAGAAAAAGTAGAAAAGTTAAAAAATGCCGAAAAGGTTTATGAAAACACACTTTAA
- the sleB gene encoding spore cortex-lytic enzyme, with protein sequence MTLSLSSKEIPVQAFTNQVIQKGAVGDDVIELQARLQNIGFYRGKIDGVFGWGTYWALRNFQKDFGLAIDGLAGPKTRAKLVKASNYNKAFVMDQIKKGNEFTYYGGVDIDKQIKPKKSSNGKTTQKKPSNSSNANAANVPNGYSQNDIQLLANAVYGESRGEPYEGQVAVAAVILNRIESSSFPNTVSGVIFEPGAFTAVADGQIWLTPNETAKKAVIDAINGWDPTGEALYYFNPATATSKWIWSRPQIKQIGKHIFCM encoded by the coding sequence ATGACCTTGTCACTTTCAAGCAAGGAAATACCTGTTCAAGCTTTTACTAATCAGGTGATACAAAAAGGAGCGGTAGGTGATGATGTAATTGAACTGCAGGCACGTTTGCAAAATATAGGATTTTACAGAGGAAAAATAGATGGTGTTTTTGGTTGGGGAACATATTGGGCACTACGAAATTTTCAAAAAGACTTCGGATTGGCTATTGATGGACTCGCTGGACCAAAAACAAGAGCAAAATTAGTAAAAGCATCAAATTATAATAAGGCATTTGTAATGGACCAAATTAAAAAAGGAAATGAATTTACTTACTACGGTGGAGTAGATATTGATAAACAAATTAAACCTAAGAAATCGTCCAACGGTAAAACAACACAAAAAAAACCATCGAATTCATCAAATGCTAATGCTGCAAATGTTCCAAACGGTTACTCACAAAATGATATCCAATTATTAGCGAATGCTGTTTATGGTGAATCTAGGGGGGAACCGTATGAGGGACAAGTAGCAGTAGCCGCAGTTATATTAAATCGGATTGAAAGTTCGTCATTTCCTAACACCGTGTCCGGAGTCATTTTTGAACCTGGGGCATTTACGGCGGTAGCAGATGGACAAATATGGTTAACACCAAATGAAACAGCAAAAAAGGCGGTTATTGATGCGATAAATGGTTGGGATCCAACTGGTGAAGCATTGTACTATTTTAATCCTGCTACAGCTACAAGCAAATGGATCTGGTCCAGACCGCAAATTAAGCAGATTGGAAAACACATCTTTTGTATGTAA
- the cmk gene encoding (d)CMP kinase, which translates to MNKKIRIAIDGPAAAGKSTVAKIVAENLSFIYIDTGAMYRSLTLKAIENEVDTNNEEALADLLHATSIELKPGVNGQLVFVDGIDVTNKIRQAHVTNNVSNVSKHRLVREDMVKRQQAFAKDGAVVMDGRDIGTHVIPDAELKIFLLASVEERAVRRHNENISKGYTSDLAQLKKEIEQRDKLDTEREVAPLKKAEDAIIIDTTSLSIDDVVNKIMNLANERIELA; encoded by the coding sequence ATGAACAAAAAAATTAGAATTGCAATTGATGGTCCTGCAGCTGCCGGAAAAAGTACAGTTGCCAAAATTGTGGCAGAAAACTTGTCGTTTATATACATAGATACAGGAGCTATGTATCGATCACTAACGCTTAAGGCAATTGAAAATGAAGTGGATACAAATAATGAAGAAGCATTAGCAGACCTTCTGCATGCGACTTCGATTGAACTTAAACCAGGTGTAAATGGACAACTTGTATTCGTAGATGGAATTGATGTAACAAATAAAATCCGTCAAGCCCATGTAACAAACAATGTATCGAATGTTTCGAAGCATCGTTTAGTGCGGGAAGATATGGTAAAACGTCAACAAGCATTTGCAAAAGATGGCGCCGTCGTAATGGATGGAAGAGATATTGGAACACATGTTATACCTGATGCGGAATTAAAAATCTTTTTACTAGCGAGTGTAGAAGAACGTGCGGTAAGGCGCCATAACGAAAATATTTCAAAAGGTTATACATCAGATCTTGCTCAATTAAAAAAGGAAATTGAACAGCGAGATAAGCTGGATACAGAACGTGAAGTTGCACCTTTGAAAAAAGCGGAAGATGCGATAATTATCGATACTACATCGTTATCTATCGATGATGTTGTAAATAAAATAATGAACCTTGCTAATGAAAGGATCGAATTAGCGTGA
- a CDS encoding flagellar brake protein translates to MLNVGMVLTLESLEEDGEKYKCKVADIDEDKIYIDYPISITTNRTAFLLNSIQLNAVFITENNVAYQFRTQVIGKVKKNIPLILLQFPPEETFQKIQRRQFVRVNSAVDISVNCKQSDCHFTTITEDVSAGGCAVILPKHIKLVQNDIGNMLLVLPMQSGEYHYIQTNFKIIRINEEEKSIASIEFTDIQEKDKQLLFRFCFEKQLELRKKGLLKN, encoded by the coding sequence ATGTTAAATGTAGGAATGGTCCTTACTCTTGAATCATTAGAAGAAGATGGCGAGAAATATAAATGTAAAGTAGCGGATATTGATGAGGATAAAATTTACATTGATTATCCCATTAGCATAACTACAAACCGTACTGCTTTTCTTTTAAATTCAATACAACTAAATGCAGTTTTCATCACTGAAAACAATGTGGCATATCAATTTCGAACACAAGTAATAGGAAAAGTAAAAAAAAATATACCATTAATTCTTTTACAATTCCCACCTGAGGAAACATTTCAGAAAATACAACGACGACAATTTGTACGAGTGAATTCTGCTGTTGACATATCGGTAAATTGTAAACAATCTGATTGTCATTTTACGACAATTACTGAGGATGTTAGTGCAGGAGGATGCGCGGTAATATTACCTAAACATATAAAGCTCGTTCAAAATGATATAGGTAACATGCTACTAGTTCTTCCGATGCAGTCAGGGGAATATCACTATATTCAAACGAATTTTAAAATCATACGAATTAATGAAGAAGAAAAAAGTATTGCTTCAATAGAATTTACTGATATTCAAGAAAAAGATAAACAGCTATTATTCCGATTTTGTTTCGAAAAACAGCTAGAGTTACGAAAAAAAGGATTATTAAAAAACTAA
- a CDS encoding YpfB family protein, with the protein MKTIERWFIKLIVIHFIFLLIIQVFLHNSRYFQDIQKITFYEGVSKINETPIVETWGHLKDSFNEGR; encoded by the coding sequence TTGAAAACAATTGAACGATGGTTTATTAAATTAATTGTCATTCATTTTATTTTTTTATTAATTATCCAAGTGTTTTTACATAATTCTCGTTACTTCCAAGACATACAGAAAATTACCTTCTATGAAGGAGTAAGTAAAATCAATGAAACTCCAATTGTAGAAACGTGGGGTCACTTAAAGGATTCTTTTAATGAAGGCAGATAA
- a CDS encoding YphA family membrane protein, giving the protein MSGFYYLIFLWSVWIISTFIMSKQNNIRSRLAVLSLLLLILFPYTINLFTMTIQLPSLVMLGICFYYFSILSFVKKMYMGVSILIMMSGFCGVLLLELYDPVWMFFDRRLLLAGFLFLLSKLLFSQSLYSQIICTTAGTLQGEAIYSLILKKWNFPYTIGSSDYLDIFTIFLGISLTWTFVNYVLSNISSKSNIEREKQG; this is encoded by the coding sequence GTGAGTGGTTTTTATTATCTTATTTTTCTTTGGAGTGTCTGGATTATCTCAACATTTATCATGAGTAAACAAAATAATATAAGATCGCGGTTAGCTGTTCTATCATTGCTTTTATTAATTCTTTTTCCCTATACCATCAACTTGTTTACAATGACTATTCAATTGCCATCACTTGTGATGTTAGGAATTTGCTTTTATTATTTTTCAATACTTTCATTTGTGAAGAAAATGTATATGGGCGTATCTATTCTCATTATGATGTCGGGTTTTTGTGGAGTATTATTGCTGGAATTATATGATCCTGTTTGGATGTTCTTTGATCGTCGATTATTACTTGCTGGATTCCTTTTCCTATTGTCAAAACTACTGTTTTCACAATCATTATATTCGCAAATTATTTGTACAACAGCAGGAACTTTGCAGGGGGAGGCAATCTATTCGCTAATTTTAAAAAAATGGAACTTTCCTTATACAATAGGCAGCTCTGATTATTTAGATATTTTTACAATATTTTTAGGCATTAGTCTAACTTGGACATTTGTTAATTATGTACTTTCGAATATCTCTTCGAAAAGTAATATTGAAAGAGAAAAGCAAGGTTAA
- a CDS encoding NAD(P)H-dependent glycerol-3-phosphate dehydrogenase: MTCEKEKIAVIGAGSWGTALAIVLADNEHQVHLWGHKKEQIEEINHTHTNNKYLPGIQLSESIIGFDSLETAMEEINNIVLAVPTKAIREVLGKIVEFQTKPVTIIHVSKGIEPDTLLRISEMIKEEMPKDLLKDIVVLSGPSHAEEVSLRHPTTVTVSSQNDEAAKLVQDLFMNQNFRVYTNSDIIGVEIGGALKNIIALAAGISDGLGYGDNAKAALITRGLAEIARLGTKMGAKPLTFLGLSGIGDLIVTCTSVHSRNWRAGNMLGKGMKLNEVLENMGMVVEGVRTTKAAHQLADKYDVQMPITNALYSVLFNEFNPKEAVDNLMGRLKTHENEDLTNLLND; the protein is encoded by the coding sequence ATGACTTGTGAAAAAGAAAAAATTGCAGTTATAGGTGCAGGTAGCTGGGGAACAGCGCTTGCAATTGTGTTAGCAGATAATGAACACCAAGTTCACTTATGGGGTCATAAGAAAGAGCAAATCGAGGAGATTAATCATACCCACACAAATAATAAATATTTGCCTGGTATTCAATTATCAGAATCTATTATTGGATTTGATTCTTTAGAGACGGCGATGGAGGAAATAAACAATATTGTACTCGCTGTTCCAACCAAGGCCATACGTGAAGTGCTTGGAAAAATCGTCGAATTTCAAACAAAACCAGTCACAATTATCCATGTTAGTAAAGGGATTGAACCTGATACCTTATTAAGAATATCAGAAATGATTAAGGAAGAAATGCCCAAAGATCTTCTGAAAGATATTGTTGTTTTATCCGGACCGAGTCACGCAGAGGAAGTAAGTTTAAGACATCCAACAACCGTAACGGTTTCCTCGCAAAACGACGAAGCTGCTAAACTTGTACAAGATTTATTTATGAATCAAAATTTTCGCGTGTATACTAATTCAGATATTATTGGTGTCGAAATTGGCGGGGCGTTGAAAAACATTATTGCATTAGCTGCAGGAATTTCCGATGGTCTTGGTTACGGCGATAATGCCAAAGCTGCTTTGATTACTAGAGGATTGGCAGAGATAGCCCGTTTAGGAACGAAAATGGGTGCTAAACCGTTAACGTTTTTAGGCCTTTCTGGCATTGGCGATTTAATTGTTACATGTACAAGTGTACACTCCAGAAATTGGAGAGCCGGAAATATGCTTGGAAAAGGAATGAAACTTAATGAGGTGCTGGAAAATATGGGAATGGTTGTTGAAGGAGTAAGGACAACCAAAGCTGCCCACCAGTTGGCTGATAAATATGATGTGCAAATGCCAATTACAAATGCATTGTACAGTGTATTATTTAATGAGTTCAATCCAAAAGAAGCAGTTGATAACCTAATGGGAAGATTAAAAACGCATGAAAACGAAGATTTAACGAATTTACTAAATGATTAA